A single region of the Etheostoma cragini isolate CJK2018 chromosome 3, CSU_Ecrag_1.0, whole genome shotgun sequence genome encodes:
- the alp3 gene encoding alkaline phosphatase, tissue-nonspecific isozyme, with translation MELTRVVISALSLLVAFGLSSAKVEEENPEFWRSQARKTLQSVLDRKLNTNVAKNILFFLGDGMGITTYTASRILKGQLENQTGEETVMTMDTFPNVGLAKTYSVDFQIPDSAATATAYLCGVKTNLNTIGVSAAARNGICKTQKGNEVNSILKWAKDAGKSVGIVTTTRVQHATPAASYAHSASRKWYSDADMPDAAKMDGCTDIASQLLKNTDIDVIIGGGRKYMTPKGTKDPEYPKHYSSRGKRKDGRNLIDEWQSMKIGKVAHYVWNRTDFNAVDPETTDYLMALFEPGDLHFETERDPNMDPSIVETTEKAIRILQKNPKGFFLLVEGGRIDQAHHSGRAYMALHETVAFDYAIAKGLELTKEHETLTIVMADHSHSVTFNGYPFRGQSILGKSPLWATDVLPYTTLMYGNGPGHKITNGKRPDIRDVNTKNKDYVQLAAVPTQSATHSGEDVAVLARGPMAHLFQGVQEQNYIAHAMAYAACVGADIRHCQGQTGNEAPAVHITFTNNKNGVGATCGSPALLSSLLCILLAHVLLM, from the exons ATGGAGTTGACAAGAGTGGTCATCTCAGCCCTCTCACTGCTGGTGGCATTTGGATTGTCTAGTGCcaaag TTGAGGAGGAGAACCCAGAGTTCTGGAGGTCGCAAGCCCGGAAGACTTTGCAGTCAGTGTTGGACAGGAAGCTTAACACCAATGTGGCCAAGAACATCCTGTTTTTCCTTGGAGATG gaatGGGAATCACAACGTACACAGCTTCTCGTATCCTCAAGGGACAGCTGGAGAACCAGACAGGTGAGGAGACAGTGATGACCATGGACACCTTCCCGAACGTGGGACTAGCTAAG ACCTACAGTGTGGATTTCCAGATTCCAGACAGTGCAGCCACAGCCACAGCGTATCTGTGTGGAGTGAAAACCAACCTAAACACTATCGGAGTTAGCGCAGCGGCTCGCAACGGAATCTGCAAGACACAGAAGGGCAACGAGGTCAATTCCATCCTGAAGTGGGCCAAAGATGCTG GCAAGTCTGTTGGCATTGTAACAACCACGCGGGTGCAACATGCCACCCCAGCAGCCAGCTACGCCCACAGCGCCAGCAGGAAGTGGTACAGTGATGCTGACATGCCCGATGCCGCCAAGATGGACGGCTGCACCGACATCGCCTCCCAGCTCctcaaaaacactgacatagAT gtgATCATTGGTGGTGGTAGGAAGTACATGACCCCTAAGGGTACAAAAGATCCCGAATACCCCAAGCATTACTCCTCTAGGggtaaaagaaaagatggacGTAACCTCATTGATGAGTGGCAGAGCATGAAAATTGGAAAG GTAGCCCACTATGTGTGGAATAGGACAGATTTCAATGCTGTTGACCCTGAAACCACTGACTACCTCATGG CTCTGTTTGAACCTGGTGATCTGCACTTTGAGACGGAAAGGGACCCAAATATGGACCCATCCATTGTAGAGACTACAGAAAAGGCTATCCGCATCCTCCAGAAAAACCCTAAAGGCTTCTTCCTGCTAGTGGAAG GTGGGCGTATTGACCAGGCTCACCATTCTGGCCGGGCATACATGGCACTCCATGAGACGGTTGCTTTTGACTATGCCATCGCCAAGGGCCTTGAACTCACCAAAGAGCATGAAACTCTAACTATAGTGATGGCTGACCACTCCCACTCTGTAACCTTCAATGGATATCCATTTCGAGGGCAGAGCATTCTGG GTAAATCTCCGCTGTGGGCTACAGACGTGTTGCCTTACACCACACTGATGTACGGCAACGGACCCGGACACAAAATCACCAACGGCAAGCGTCCAGACATCCGCGATGTCAACACTA AGAATAAAGACTATGTCCAGCTGGCTGCCGTCCCCACGCAGTCGGCCACCCACAGCGGGGAGGATGTGGCAGTGCTCGCCCGTGGACCTATGGCCCACCTCTTCCAGGGTGTCCAAGAGCAGAACTACATCGCCCATGCCATGGCCTACGCCGCCTGCGTGGGCGCCGACATTAGGCACTGCCAGGgacaaacaggaaatgaagCACCTGCTGTTCACATCACCTTCACCAACAATAAGAACGGAGTTGGGGCGACTTGTGGCTCGCCCGCTCTGCTCAGTAGCCTCCTCTGCATACTGCTGGCACATGTCTTGCTGATGTAG